From Enterococcus mediterraneensis, the proteins below share one genomic window:
- a CDS encoding FAD-dependent oxidoreductase, translating to MKFVVIGAVAGGPSFATRLRRLDENAEILMIERGAHISYASCALPYYLGDVITDLDSLIERTPEILKTKNNIDVRVFHEVTKIDPNKKLLTITNLQTGEEYQETYDKLVISAGARAFLPDIKGIKNAENTFVLRNVTNAADIKQFIAEKLPQKAVIIGAGMAGLEIAENFRHRGMEVAIIEQTDQVAYPYDPEIAEIIDAELKKHGVEILLNTTITEVADNGQTLHLSDGTTIEADIVICSAGVRPNNELATSAEIELGTDQHIIVNEKLETNQPDIYAIGDVIETKSRITGLPTPSMLSSAANRQGHLLADILSGNPLIYRGFIGAGVAKIFDLTASFVGYTEHMLEANGITNYKAVFITPFDHAYFYPDAKRLNLKLIFEEGTGKILGGQAVGENGVDKRIGELSVAITGNLTVFDLPDLELPYSPPYSTTRDPLNTAGYVAINQLTNTVISIARDEIPEEDFKTAFFLDIREADKPVSGTVNATKNIPLSVLRERLDEIPTDKKIYITYRKGLNPYNAARILAGKGVQAILIQE from the coding sequence ATGAAATTTGTAGTGATCGGTGCCGTAGCCGGTGGCCCTTCTTTTGCCACCCGATTGCGACGTTTAGATGAAAATGCAGAAATTTTAATGATTGAACGGGGAGCACACATCTCTTACGCCAGCTGTGCTTTACCTTATTATTTGGGAGATGTCATCACTGATCTTGATTCATTGATCGAACGTACGCCGGAAATTTTAAAAACAAAAAACAATATTGACGTACGGGTCTTCCATGAAGTGACTAAGATCGATCCGAACAAAAAACTACTGACTATCACAAACCTCCAAACCGGTGAAGAATATCAGGAAACTTACGACAAGTTGGTGATCTCTGCCGGCGCCCGCGCATTTCTGCCGGATATCAAAGGAATCAAAAATGCAGAAAATACATTTGTATTGCGAAATGTTACGAATGCGGCAGACATCAAACAGTTCATCGCTGAAAAACTGCCTCAAAAAGCTGTGATCATCGGTGCAGGCATGGCTGGGTTAGAGATTGCCGAAAACTTCCGTCATCGGGGAATGGAGGTTGCAATTATTGAGCAAACTGATCAAGTTGCCTATCCTTATGATCCAGAAATCGCTGAAATTATTGATGCGGAATTGAAGAAGCATGGCGTAGAGATTTTGCTGAATACCACAATAACAGAGGTTGCTGACAACGGACAAACATTGCATTTGTCTGACGGTACAACGATTGAAGCAGATATAGTGATTTGTTCTGCCGGCGTTCGTCCTAATAATGAATTAGCAACATCTGCCGAGATCGAATTAGGAACAGATCAACATATTATCGTCAATGAGAAATTGGAAACCAATCAACCGGACATTTATGCCATTGGAGATGTGATCGAAACAAAAAGCCGGATCACCGGATTGCCTACTCCAAGTATGCTTTCCAGCGCAGCCAATCGCCAAGGTCATTTACTGGCAGATATCCTCAGTGGAAACCCTTTGATTTATCGCGGTTTTATCGGCGCTGGTGTAGCGAAAATCTTTGATTTGACTGCCAGTTTCGTGGGCTATACTGAGCATATGTTGGAAGCAAATGGGATCACCAATTATAAAGCAGTCTTTATTACGCCGTTTGATCATGCCTATTTCTATCCAGATGCTAAGCGTCTTAATCTAAAGCTGATTTTTGAAGAAGGCACCGGTAAGATTTTAGGCGGGCAAGCAGTTGGTGAAAATGGTGTCGACAAACGTATCGGCGAACTGTCTGTTGCGATCACCGGTAATCTGACAGTCTTTGATCTGCCTGATCTGGAACTGCCTTACTCCCCGCCATATTCAACGACTCGTGATCCATTGAATACTGCCGGCTATGTCGCGATCAATCAATTGACCAACACTGTCATCTCCATCGCTCGCGATGAGATCCCCGAAGAAGATTTTAAGACAGCCTTCTTCTTAGATATTCGCGAAGCTGACAAACCGGTGTCCGGTACTGTCAACGCGACGAAAAATATCCCACTGAGTGTTTTACGGGAGCGACTTGACGAGATCCCAACAGATAAAAAGATCTATATCACCTATCGCAAAGGACTTAATCCTTACAACGCGGCCCGTATCCTTGCCGGCAAAGGCGTACAGGCAATATTGATCCAAGAATAA
- a CDS encoding DUF5960 family protein codes for MMELFKGQEEFLEDYKKAAKNYGSDKEIVDAVMDQLNEQQMKDQENLQFVLSAEQSTADKAIIFPFTKELYSEDQEATISTRFCYAGTDYRPEIETDEQP; via the coding sequence ATGATGGAGTTGTTTAAAGGGCAAGAGGAATTTTTAGAGGATTATAAAAAAGCTGCAAAAAACTACGGCAGTGACAAAGAGATCGTGGATGCGGTCATGGATCAATTAAACGAACAGCAAATGAAAGATCAAGAAAATTTGCAATTTGTTCTATCAGCTGAACAATCAACTGCAGATAAAGCAATTATTTTTCCCTTTACGAAAGAGTTATATTCTGAAGATCAAGAAGCAACCATCTCCACACGTTTTTGCTATGCAGGAACAGACTACCGTCCGGAAATCGAAACCGATGAACAACCTTAA
- a CDS encoding DJ-1/PfpI/YhbO family deglycase/protease — MSKVAVIMTDFVEDIEVTSPKQALEDAGHQVVIISEKETVKGKKGETFKADASIDEISWKDFDALLIPGGFSPDQLRTDERYVQLTKDFLESPRPVFAICHGPQLFIQTELVPNLTLTGYQSIMPDLAYAGAVVKDDPVVFDESYHLITSRNPGDLDSFNAAIVNALATNN, encoded by the coding sequence ATGAGTAAGGTAGCAGTAATCATGACAGATTTCGTGGAAGATATCGAAGTTACTTCACCAAAACAAGCATTGGAAGATGCTGGGCATCAAGTAGTGATCATCAGTGAAAAAGAAACGGTAAAGGGCAAAAAAGGGGAAACGTTTAAAGCTGATGCATCGATTGATGAAATTTCCTGGAAAGATTTTGACGCTTTATTGATCCCGGGAGGTTTCTCTCCAGATCAGTTGCGGACAGACGAACGCTATGTCCAATTGACGAAAGACTTTTTAGAATCACCGCGTCCAGTATTTGCGATTTGCCATGGACCACAGCTTTTCATTCAAACAGAATTAGTGCCTAATCTGACACTGACTGGGTATCAGTCCATCATGCCGGATCTAGCCTATGCCGGTGCAGTAGTCAAAGACGATCCTGTAGTTTTCGATGAATCTTATCATCTGATCACTAGCCGCAATCCGGGAGATCTTGACTCCTTCAATGCCGCGATCGTCAATGCTTTGGCAACGAACAACTGA
- a CDS encoding TMEM175 family protein, translated as MPKTRIEAFTDAVIAIVMTILVLELKKPEGDTWKAFEGTGHQFVIYLISFILLAIYWNNHHHMFHIVRKVDGWVLWANNFLILMMSLFPFATAWVGDHPTSLAPQLLYGMILFGADLAYLLVGLSLVRVNGKNSAVGRLFSHYHKIYVTLLLNIVALFAGWLIHPMSVLVVNGLMLLLWFIPEKKIEKIN; from the coding sequence ATGCCTAAAACAAGGATCGAAGCTTTTACAGATGCCGTGATCGCTATCGTGATGACGATTCTAGTCTTAGAATTGAAAAAGCCTGAGGGAGATACTTGGAAAGCTTTTGAAGGAACAGGCCATCAGTTTGTCATCTATTTAATCAGTTTTATTTTACTCGCTATCTACTGGAACAACCATCATCATATGTTTCATATCGTTCGAAAAGTTGATGGTTGGGTACTGTGGGCGAATAATTTTTTGATTTTGATGATGAGTCTTTTTCCATTTGCAACAGCATGGGTGGGAGATCATCCAACTTCCCTTGCACCGCAATTATTGTATGGAATGATTCTTTTCGGAGCCGATCTGGCGTATTTGCTCGTTGGATTGTCACTGGTACGGGTCAATGGCAAAAATTCAGCTGTGGGACGTTTATTTAGCCATTATCATAAGATTTATGTTACATTGCTATTGAATATAGTAGCGCTTTTTGCTGGATGGCTGATCCATCCTATGAGTGTTTTGGTAGTCAATGGCTTGATGCTGTTATTATGGTTTATTCCAGAGAAGAAAATTGAAAAAATCAATTAA
- a CDS encoding YoaK family protein produces MKHSFHEDQFVGLLLTFIGGAMDAYTYIHYDAFASAQTGNLVLAIIHGFSGDWASVGKKLLSTLFFFVGILLAKFAIDYFRKKNWHFWRLFVLYYEAVIFFVISLKVVNVYPALVTVLIAFTAAIQWIAFDKINGRAYTNLFTTGNLKGVATNLYDYLKTKEQKDWENFMHFLRVVLSFIAGGVVSIACYHWIGYKAVLLIAIIFILLALYETLMTLRFYRETSFSIGKNNKLP; encoded by the coding sequence ATGAAACACTCTTTTCATGAAGATCAATTTGTCGGACTGCTGCTGACGTTTATCGGCGGCGCGATGGATGCCTATACTTATATCCACTATGATGCTTTTGCTTCGGCACAAACCGGAAATCTGGTTTTGGCGATCATCCACGGATTTTCTGGTGATTGGGCCAGTGTCGGCAAAAAACTGCTCTCTACACTCTTTTTCTTCGTTGGGATTTTATTAGCGAAATTTGCCATTGATTATTTCCGCAAAAAAAATTGGCATTTCTGGCGGCTGTTCGTTCTCTATTATGAAGCAGTGATCTTTTTTGTGATCAGCTTGAAAGTTGTCAATGTCTATCCTGCATTGGTAACAGTGCTGATCGCTTTTACCGCGGCCATACAGTGGATCGCCTTTGACAAGATCAACGGCCGTGCCTACACGAATCTATTTACAACCGGGAATTTAAAAGGTGTCGCAACGAATCTCTATGATTATCTAAAAACTAAGGAACAAAAAGATTGGGAAAACTTCATGCATTTCTTGCGGGTCGTCTTATCCTTTATTGCCGGCGGTGTCGTTTCTATCGCTTGTTACCATTGGATCGGCTATAAAGCTGTCTTGCTGATCGCCATCATCTTCATCTTGCTGGCACTTTATGAAACACTGATGACTTTGCGATTTTATCGTGAAACATCCTTTTCAATAGGAAAGAACAATAAACTTCCATAA
- a CDS encoding ABC-F family ATP-binding cassette domain-containing protein codes for MLNLTNITQQFGEKVLYENLNLQINKGEHVGLIGQNGAGKSTLVKIITGELLTDEGQVEYPKNSKIGYLDQYVQVDEQLTIMDFLKTAFQEELTKEQKIVSLYTEYSETLEDKLLEKAGRLQTELDQGDFYQMETVIQEMATGLGIDVLGLDTRLENLSGGQRSKIILAKLLLEKPAMLVLDEPTNHLDDTHVQWLTQFLQDFAGTFLVISHDRHFLNAIVTHVADIEFGQLTKYTGNLDQALKQKEVNRESYLRQYAAQKRQIEKTEAYIRKYKAGSRSTIAKSRQKQLDKVQRLTPPASTAKPQIVFPYQEIVTTFALETDQLEIGYDRPLLPPIDLSLRYGEKVAIRGFNGIGKSTLLKTLIGELSPLSGGFHFPENTIINYFSQELSWENPLATPLQYLSDLFPKATVKELRRQLSRAGLANQLAQEPLRLLSGGEQAKVKFAQMTMQKSNFLILDEPTNHIDQETKENLQQSFERFAGTVIVVSHEPGFYDDFVQRVIDLQE; via the coding sequence ATGTTGAACTTGACCAATATCACCCAGCAATTCGGGGAAAAGGTATTGTATGAAAATTTGAATCTACAGATCAATAAAGGGGAACATGTGGGATTGATCGGACAAAACGGCGCCGGCAAAAGTACACTAGTCAAAATCATTACTGGCGAGCTTTTAACGGATGAAGGTCAGGTAGAGTACCCTAAAAACAGCAAAATCGGTTACTTGGATCAATATGTCCAAGTGGATGAACAGCTGACGATCATGGATTTTTTAAAGACCGCTTTTCAAGAAGAGTTGACGAAGGAACAAAAAATCGTATCATTGTATACGGAATATTCGGAAACGCTGGAAGACAAATTGCTGGAAAAAGCCGGACGTCTGCAAACGGAACTAGATCAAGGGGACTTTTACCAGATGGAAACGGTGATCCAAGAGATGGCTACCGGTCTTGGGATCGATGTCTTGGGACTGGATACCCGGTTGGAAAATCTCAGCGGTGGGCAACGGTCTAAGATCATCCTAGCTAAACTTTTGCTGGAAAAACCGGCGATGCTGGTATTGGATGAACCTACCAACCATTTGGATGATACTCATGTCCAATGGCTGACACAATTTTTACAAGACTTTGCCGGAACCTTTCTAGTGATCTCTCACGATCGCCACTTTTTGAATGCAATCGTGACCCATGTGGCGGATATCGAATTCGGCCAATTGACAAAATACACGGGGAACCTGGATCAAGCGCTGAAACAAAAAGAAGTCAATCGCGAATCTTATCTGCGTCAATACGCGGCCCAAAAACGTCAAATCGAAAAAACGGAAGCATATATCCGCAAATATAAAGCCGGTTCCCGCTCAACCATCGCGAAAAGTCGGCAAAAGCAGTTGGATAAAGTTCAGCGTCTGACACCGCCGGCAAGCACAGCGAAGCCTCAAATCGTATTTCCTTATCAAGAAATCGTCACGACATTTGCATTAGAGACCGATCAATTGGAGATCGGTTATGATCGGCCGCTGCTTCCGCCGATCGATCTGTCGCTGCGTTATGGAGAAAAGGTGGCCATTCGCGGGTTCAATGGGATCGGTAAATCGACGCTGTTGAAAACATTGATCGGTGAGCTTTCACCGCTAAGTGGTGGGTTCCATTTTCCAGAAAATACCATCATCAATTATTTTTCCCAAGAATTGTCATGGGAAAATCCATTGGCGACACCACTTCAGTATTTGAGTGATCTGTTTCCAAAAGCTACCGTCAAAGAATTGCGGCGGCAGCTGTCCCGTGCCGGTTTAGCCAATCAATTGGCACAAGAGCCGCTGCGTTTATTGAGCGGCGGCGAGCAAGCAAAGGTCAAATTTGCGCAGATGACGATGCAAAAAAGCAATTTTTTGATTTTAGATGAACCTACCAACCATATCGACCAAGAAACAAAAGAGAACCTGCAGCAAAGCTTTGAAAGATTTGCCGGTACTGTGATCGTGGTTTCCCACGAACCCGGCTTTTACGATGATTTTGTTCAGCGAGTGATCGATCTGCAAGAATGA
- a CDS encoding Ohr family peroxiredoxin: MVKKLSVATVVNKGGREGESDSVTGYLNVKTTMTKKEGYTNPEELFAAGFSACFNGAMSFPLERDGLGDKPRSVRAEVSLLGDMSDPTSLHIAVVIIAHVEGLSKEETQKYIEETSHICPYSKAVDNNIEVTYQAE; this comes from the coding sequence ATGGTTAAAAAATTATCAGTTGCAACTGTTGTCAATAAAGGTGGCCGCGAAGGAGAAAGCGACTCAGTAACAGGTTATTTGAATGTAAAAACAACGATGACCAAAAAAGAGGGCTACACAAATCCGGAAGAATTATTCGCTGCCGGATTCTCCGCATGTTTCAACGGTGCCATGTCCTTTCCGCTAGAACGTGATGGTCTGGGAGATAAACCTCGCAGTGTCCGCGCAGAAGTCAGTTTATTAGGTGATATGAGTGATCCAACCAGCTTGCATATCGCTGTGGTGATCATCGCTCACGTCGAAGGTCTCTCAAAAGAAGAAACCCAGAAATATATAGAAGAAACTTCTCATATCTGCCCTTACTCAAAAGCAGTAGATAACAATATCGAAGTAACTTACCAAGCAGAATAA